Proteins from a genomic interval of Gluconacetobacter diazotrophicus PA1 5:
- the tuf gene encoding elongation factor Tu encodes MAKAKFERTKPHCNIGTIGHVDHGKTSLTAAITKTLAKTGGATFKAYDQIDAAPEERARGITISTAHVEYETAKRHYAHVDCPGHADYVKNMITGAAQMDGAILVVSAADGPMPQTREHILLARQVGVPALVVFLNKVDQVDDPELLELVEMEVRELLSAYQFPGDDIPIIKGSALVTLEDGDPEVGENRVRDLMDAVDAYIPQPERPVDRPFLMPIEDVFSISGRGTVVTGRVERGVVNVGDEIEIVGLRATQKTTVTGVEMFRKLLDRGEAGDNIGALVRGTKREDVERGQVLAKPGSITPHTKFKAEAYILTKEEGGRHTPFFTNYRPQFYFRTTDVTGVVHLPEGTEMVMPGDNIAMDVELIAPIAMDEGLRFAIREGGRTVGAGVVASITA; translated from the coding sequence ATGGCAAAGGCTAAATTCGAGCGGACGAAGCCGCACTGCAATATCGGCACGATCGGTCACGTCGATCATGGCAAGACGTCGCTGACCGCCGCGATCACTAAGACGCTGGCGAAGACCGGTGGCGCCACCTTCAAGGCGTACGACCAGATCGACGCGGCGCCGGAAGAGCGCGCCCGTGGCATCACGATCTCGACCGCCCACGTCGAGTACGAGACCGCGAAGCGCCACTACGCGCACGTCGACTGCCCCGGTCACGCCGACTACGTGAAGAACATGATCACGGGTGCCGCCCAGATGGACGGTGCGATCCTGGTCGTGTCCGCCGCCGACGGCCCGATGCCGCAGACCCGCGAGCACATCCTGCTGGCCCGCCAGGTCGGCGTCCCGGCCCTGGTCGTGTTCCTGAACAAGGTCGACCAGGTCGACGATCCGGAACTGCTCGAGCTGGTCGAGATGGAAGTGCGCGAGCTGCTGTCCGCGTACCAGTTCCCGGGCGACGATATCCCCATCATCAAGGGTTCGGCCCTGGTGACGCTGGAAGACGGTGACCCGGAAGTCGGCGAGAACCGCGTGCGCGACCTGATGGATGCGGTCGATGCCTACATCCCGCAGCCGGAGCGTCCGGTCGACCGTCCGTTCCTGATGCCGATCGAAGACGTGTTCTCGATCTCGGGCCGCGGCACCGTGGTGACCGGCCGTGTCGAGCGTGGCGTGGTGAACGTCGGTGACGAAATCGAAATCGTCGGCCTGCGCGCGACGCAGAAGACGACGGTGACGGGCGTCGAAATGTTCCGCAAGCTGCTGGATCGCGGCGAGGCCGGCGACAACATCGGCGCGCTGGTGCGTGGCACGAAGCGTGAGGACGTCGAGCGCGGTCAGGTCCTGGCGAAGCCGGGCTCCATCACCCCGCACACGAAGTTCAAGGCCGAGGCCTACATCCTGACGAAGGAAGAGGGCGGCCGTCACACGCCGTTCTTCACCAACTATCGTCCGCAGTTCTATTTCCGCACCACCGACGTCACCGGCGTCGTGCACCTGCCGGAAGGCACGGAAATGGTCATGCCGGGCGATAACATCGCCATGGATGTCGAGCTGATCGCTCCGATCGCCATGGACGAAGGCCTGCGCTTCGCGATCCGCGAAGGCGGCCGCACCGTCGGCGCCGGCGTGGTTGCTTCGATCACGGCCTGA
- the rplC gene encoding 50S ribosomal protein L3 yields MRTGLIAKKLGMTRLFKEDGTHVPVTVLHVDNLQVVDVRTQDRDGYTAVQLGFGNAKVKNVSKPNRGHFARVKVEPKKKLAEFRVADDAVLEAGATLSAAHFVVGQKVDVTSTSKGKGFAGAMKRWNFAGLEASHGVSISHRSHGSTGNRQDPGKTFKNKKMAGHLGSERVTTLNLEVAAVDAEKNLLMVRGSVPGGKNELVLVRDAIKKARHAEAPYPAALVAAAG; encoded by the coding sequence ATGCGCACCGGATTGATCGCAAAGAAGCTGGGCATGACCCGGCTGTTCAAGGAAGACGGCACCCACGTGCCCGTCACCGTCCTGCATGTCGATAACCTGCAGGTGGTGGATGTCCGTACCCAGGACCGCGACGGCTATACCGCCGTGCAGTTGGGCTTCGGCAACGCCAAGGTGAAGAATGTCTCCAAACCGAATCGCGGCCATTTTGCTCGCGTGAAGGTCGAACCCAAGAAGAAGCTGGCCGAGTTCCGCGTGGCGGACGACGCCGTGCTGGAAGCAGGCGCGACCCTGTCTGCCGCCCATTTCGTGGTCGGGCAGAAGGTCGACGTGACCTCCACCAGCAAGGGCAAGGGCTTTGCCGGCGCCATGAAGCGCTGGAACTTCGCGGGTCTCGAAGCCTCGCACGGCGTGTCCATCAGCCATCGTTCGCATGGCTCGACGGGTAACCGCCAGGATCCGGGCAAGACCTTCAAGAACAAGAAAATGGCCGGCCATCTGGGCTCCGAACGCGTGACCACCCTCAATCTCGAGGTGGCGGCGGTGGATGCCGAGAAGAATCTGCTCATGGTCCGCGGCTCCGTGCCCGGCGGCAAGAACGAGCTGGTTCTGGTTCGTGATGCGATCAAGAAGGCCCGTCATGCCGAGGCGCCGTATCCGGCGGCCCTGGTTGCGGCTGCGGGCTGA
- the rpsS gene encoding 30S ribosomal protein S19 translates to MARSVWKGPFVDGYLLNKADASRASGRSEVIKIWSRRSTILPQFVGLTFGVYNGHKFLPVQVSENMVGHKFGEFSPTRTFTGHSSDKKAKRG, encoded by the coding sequence ATGGCACGTTCCGTCTGGAAGGGCCCGTTCGTGGACGGGTATCTACTGAACAAAGCCGATGCGTCGCGCGCGTCGGGCCGTAGCGAGGTGATCAAGATCTGGTCGCGTCGTTCGACAATCCTGCCGCAGTTCGTCGGTCTGACGTTCGGCGTCTATAACGGGCACAAGTTCCTGCCCGTTCAGGTGTCGGAAAACATGGTGGGTCATAAGTTCGGCGAGTTCTCGCCGACGCGGACCTTCACCGGTCATTCCTCGGACAAGAAGGCGAAGCGGGGCTGA
- a CDS encoding 50S ribosomal protein L23 — MSREAMYDIVRAPLITEKATALSEKNQVAFKVAIDATKPEIKVAVETLFGVKVLGVNTLVQKGKTKRFKGRPGQRSDVKKAFVQLAEGQSIDLTAKLV, encoded by the coding sequence ATGTCGCGCGAGGCGATGTATGACATCGTCCGCGCCCCCCTGATCACCGAGAAGGCGACCGCGCTTTCCGAGAAGAATCAGGTGGCGTTCAAGGTCGCGATCGACGCGACCAAGCCGGAGATCAAGGTCGCGGTGGAAACGCTGTTCGGCGTGAAGGTCCTGGGCGTGAACACGCTTGTCCAGAAGGGCAAGACGAAGCGCTTCAAGGGTCGCCCCGGCCAGCGTTCGGATGTGAAAAAGGCGTTTGTACAGCTTGCCGAGGGTCAGTCCATCGACCTGACCGCGAAGCTGGTCTGA
- the rpsQ gene encoding 30S ribosomal protein S17 produces the protein MPRRVLTGRVTSDKMDKTVTVLVDRRVIHPLYKKFIRRSKKYAAHDELNECKIGDMVRIEECKPISKRKTWTVVVRNGAPLGAADVASGAQA, from the coding sequence ATGCCGAGGCGCGTCCTGACCGGACGGGTGACCAGCGACAAGATGGACAAGACGGTCACCGTCCTTGTCGATCGTCGGGTCATCCATCCGCTGTATAAGAAGTTCATCCGGCGCTCCAAGAAGTATGCGGCGCATGATGAACTGAACGAGTGCAAGATTGGGGACATGGTGCGCATTGAAGAATGCAAGCCGATCTCCAAGCGCAAGACCTGGACCGTGGTCGTACGGAATGGTGCCCCGCTGGGCGCCGCCGACGTCGCGTCCGGCGCGCAGGCGTAA
- the rplB gene encoding 50S ribosomal protein L2: MALKHFNPVTPSLRGTVLIDRKELWKGKPVKGLTEGKNKSGGRNNHGRTTSRFIGGGHKQSYRYVDFKRRKFDVVGTVERLEYDPNRTAFIALVKYEDGELAYILAPQRLKAGDQVVAGARVDIKPGNAMPLSAIPVGTIVHNIELKQGAGGKMARSAGTYAQLVGKDSGYAQIKLQSGELRVVRGECMATIGAVSNPDNMNQHMGKAGRSRWLGRRPHNRGVVMNPVDHPHGGGEGRTSGGRHPVTPWGKPTKGYKTRVNKRTDSLIIRRRKTGK; the protein is encoded by the coding sequence ATGGCACTGAAGCACTTTAATCCGGTCACCCCCAGCCTGCGCGGAACGGTCCTGATCGACCGCAAGGAGCTCTGGAAGGGTAAGCCCGTCAAGGGGCTGACCGAAGGCAAGAACAAGTCGGGCGGCCGCAACAACCATGGGCGCACCACGTCGCGCTTCATCGGTGGCGGTCACAAGCAGTCCTATCGCTACGTCGATTTCAAGCGGCGGAAGTTCGATGTGGTCGGCACGGTCGAGCGTCTGGAATATGACCCGAACCGCACCGCCTTCATCGCGCTGGTGAAGTACGAGGACGGCGAGCTGGCCTACATCCTGGCGCCGCAGCGCCTGAAGGCCGGCGACCAGGTCGTGGCCGGTGCGCGCGTCGACATCAAGCCGGGCAATGCGATGCCGCTGTCGGCCATTCCGGTCGGCACGATCGTGCACAACATCGAGCTGAAGCAGGGTGCTGGCGGCAAGATGGCCCGGTCCGCCGGGACCTATGCCCAGCTGGTCGGCAAGGATTCCGGCTATGCGCAGATCAAGCTGCAGTCCGGCGAACTGCGCGTCGTCCGTGGCGAATGCATGGCGACCATCGGCGCGGTGTCCAACCCGGACAACATGAACCAGCACATGGGCAAGGCGGGTCGCAGCCGCTGGCTGGGTCGTCGCCCGCACAACCGCGGCGTCGTGATGAACCCGGTCGACCATCCGCATGGTGGTGGTGAAGGCCGCACCTCGGGCGGCCGTCATCCGGTCACGCCGTGGGGCAAGCCGACGAAGGGTTACAAGACCAGGGTCAACAAGCGTACGGACAGTCTGATTATCCGTCGCCGGAAGACCGGCAAGTAA
- the rplD gene encoding 50S ribosomal protein L4: MDYEIKTLDNGSAGTAVLPDEIFGVTPRADIMARVVHWQLAKRRAGTHKVKGMGEVSGTTKKPYRQKGTGSARQGSLRAPQYRTGGAVHGPVVRDHGYDLPKKVRRLGLISALSQKAAEGKLVVLDAATASGRTSELAAKVKALGWKSALIVDATVEENFGRAARNLPKIDALPTIGANVYDILNHDVLAITRAGVEGLKERLA, encoded by the coding sequence ATGGATTACGAGATCAAAACCCTCGACAACGGAAGCGCCGGCACGGCCGTCCTTCCGGACGAGATTTTCGGGGTGACGCCGCGGGCGGACATCATGGCGCGTGTCGTGCACTGGCAGCTGGCCAAGCGCCGCGCGGGCACGCACAAGGTCAAGGGGATGGGCGAAGTCTCCGGCACGACCAAGAAGCCGTACCGCCAGAAGGGCACCGGCAGCGCCCGCCAGGGTTCGCTGCGTGCGCCGCAGTACCGCACCGGTGGCGCCGTGCATGGCCCGGTCGTGCGCGACCATGGCTATGACCTGCCCAAGAAGGTGCGTCGCCTGGGCCTGATTTCCGCGCTGTCGCAGAAGGCGGCGGAAGGCAAGCTGGTGGTGCTGGACGCCGCGACCGCTTCGGGCCGCACGTCCGAGCTGGCGGCGAAGGTGAAGGCGCTGGGCTGGAAGTCCGCCCTGATCGTGGATGCCACGGTCGAGGAGAATTTCGGCCGCGCCGCGCGCAACCTGCCGAAGATCGATGCGCTGCCGACGATCGGCGCGAACGTCTATGACATCCTGAACCACGACGTGCTGGCGATCACCCGCGCCGGCGTCGAAGGCCTGAAGGAGCGCCTGGCATGA
- the rpsJ gene encoding 30S ribosomal protein S10, whose protein sequence is MDNQNIRIRLKAYDHRVLDNSTKEIVNTAKRTGARVRGPIPLPTHIEKFTVNRSPHVDKKSREQFEIRTHRRLLDIVEPTPQTVDALMKLDLAAGVDVEIKL, encoded by the coding sequence ATGGACAACCAGAACATCCGCATTCGCCTGAAGGCGTACGATCATCGGGTGCTCGACAACAGCACCAAAGAGATCGTCAACACGGCGAAGCGTACGGGTGCGCGGGTTCGGGGTCCTATCCCGCTGCCGACGCATATCGAAAAATTCACCGTCAACCGCTCTCCCCATGTGGACAAGAAAAGCCGCGAGCAGTTCGAAATTCGGACCCATCGCCGGCTGCTCGACATTGTCGAGCCGACCCCGCAGACCGTGGACGCTCTCATGAAGCTCGACCTCGCCGCCGGCGTGGATGTCGAGATCAAACTTTAA
- the rpmC gene encoding 50S ribosomal protein L29: MAKATKPADLRAKTAEELEALLIDLKREQFNLRFQRATGQNEGQARVRTVRREIARVKTIASQALKKNAVGAGAPAAKS, from the coding sequence ATGGCAAAGGCAACAAAGCCGGCCGATCTGCGTGCCAAGACCGCTGAAGAACTGGAGGCGCTTCTCATCGACCTGAAGCGCGAGCAGTTCAACCTGCGGTTCCAGCGCGCGACCGGCCAGAATGAGGGACAGGCGCGTGTTCGCACGGTGCGTCGCGAGATCGCCCGCGTGAAGACGATAGCGTCCCAGGCGCTGAAGAAGAATGCCGTCGGCGCGGGTGCGCCGGCCGCGAAGTCCTGA
- the rpsN gene encoding 30S ribosomal protein S14 has translation MAKISAVNRNAKRARMAGRDKAKRIALKNIIMDRTLPVEDRFEASMKLAELPRNGSRVRVRLRCKLTGRARANYRKFELCRVALRDLASSGQIPGMVKSSW, from the coding sequence ATGGCCAAGATCTCCGCCGTTAACCGGAATGCCAAGCGTGCGCGCATGGCAGGCCGGGACAAGGCTAAGCGGATTGCGCTCAAGAACATCATCATGGACCGGACGCTTCCGGTCGAGGATCGGTTCGAGGCATCCATGAAACTCGCAGAGCTTCCCCGCAATGGATCGCGCGTTCGCGTGCGCCTGCGGTGCAAGCTGACCGGGCGCGCCCGCGCCAACTACAGGAAGTTCGAACTTTGCCGCGTGGCTCTGCGCGACCTGGCCTCCAGCGGTCAGATCCCGGGCATGGTCAAGTCGAGCTGGTAA
- the rpsL gene encoding 30S ribosomal protein S12 — protein MPTINQLIAKGREPAAKRNKVPALQGCPQKRGVCTRVYTTTPKKPNSALRKVAKVRLTNGYEVVSYIPGEGHNLQEHSVVLIRGGRVKDLPGVRYHILRGVLDTQGIAKRRQRRSLYGAKRPK, from the coding sequence ATGCCGACCATCAACCAGCTGATCGCCAAAGGCCGCGAGCCCGCAGCCAAGCGCAATAAGGTGCCTGCCCTTCAGGGTTGCCCGCAGAAGCGTGGTGTCTGCACCCGCGTCTACACAACCACACCGAAGAAGCCGAACTCGGCCCTGCGTAAGGTTGCCAAGGTGCGTCTGACGAACGGCTATGAGGTCGTCAGCTACATCCCGGGTGAGGGCCACAACCTGCAGGAGCACAGTGTGGTCCTGATCCGCGGCGGTCGCGTCAAGGATCTTCCGGGCGTGCGCTATCACATCCTGCGTGGCGTTCTGGATACCCAGGGTATCGCCAAGCGTCGTCAGCGTCGCTCGCTCTATGGCGCGAAGCGTCCGAAGTAA
- the rpsC gene encoding 30S ribosomal protein S3: MGHKVNPIGLRLGINRTWDSRWYAGADYSRLLHDDLKLRAHLRRKLSGAGVSRVVIERPAKKPRVTIYAARPGVVIGKKGQDIDVLRKDLTRMAKTDVALNIVEIRKPEIDATLVAENIAQQLERRVAFRRAMKRAVQSAMRLGAQGIRINCGGRLGGAEIARVEWYREGRVPLHTLRADIDYGVATAKTTYGTCGVKVWIFKGEILAHDPLAQDRRAAEQAPQR; the protein is encoded by the coding sequence ATGGGACATAAAGTCAATCCGATCGGGCTGCGGCTCGGCATCAACCGCACCTGGGACAGCCGCTGGTATGCCGGCGCCGACTATTCGCGCCTGCTGCACGACGACCTGAAGCTGCGCGCGCACCTGCGCCGCAAGCTGTCGGGTGCCGGCGTGTCCCGCGTGGTGATCGAACGTCCGGCGAAGAAGCCCCGCGTGACGATCTACGCCGCCCGCCCGGGTGTCGTGATCGGCAAGAAGGGCCAGGACATCGACGTCCTGCGCAAGGATCTGACCCGCATGGCGAAGACCGACGTTGCGCTGAACATCGTCGAGATCCGCAAGCCCGAGATCGACGCGACCCTGGTTGCCGAAAACATCGCCCAGCAGCTGGAGCGCCGCGTGGCCTTCCGCCGTGCGATGAAGCGCGCCGTGCAGTCCGCGATGCGTCTGGGCGCCCAGGGCATCCGGATCAATTGCGGCGGCCGTCTGGGCGGCGCCGAGATCGCGCGCGTCGAATGGTATCGCGAGGGTCGGGTGCCGCTGCACACGCTGCGTGCGGACATCGATTACGGCGTGGCCACGGCGAAGACCACCTATGGCACCTGCGGTGTGAAGGTCTGGATCTTCAAGGGCGAGATCCTTGCCCACGACCCGCTGGCGCAGGATCGTCGCGCCGCCGAGCAGGCCCCGCAGCGCTAA
- the rplP gene encoding 50S ribosomal protein L16 translates to MLSPKRTKYRKAHKGRIHGLAKGGTTLNFGAFGLKALEPERVTARQIEASRRAITRAMKRAGRVWIRIFPDLPVSTKPAEVRMGSGKGSPEYWVARVKPGRILFEIEGVPPELARQALALGAAKLPIKTKFVTRIGEA, encoded by the coding sequence ATGCTTTCTCCCAAGCGGACAAAGTACCGCAAGGCCCACAAGGGCCGCATTCATGGGCTGGCGAAAGGCGGAACGACACTGAATTTCGGTGCGTTCGGCCTGAAGGCCCTGGAGCCGGAGCGGGTGACCGCCCGGCAGATCGAGGCCTCTCGCCGGGCCATTACCCGCGCGATGAAACGTGCCGGTCGCGTCTGGATTCGGATCTTTCCCGATCTTCCGGTCTCGACAAAGCCCGCCGAAGTGCGTATGGGCTCCGGCAAGGGGTCGCCGGAATACTGGGTAGCCCGTGTCAAGCCGGGTCGTATCCTGTTCGAGATCGAAGGTGTTCCGCCGGAGCTGGCGCGTCAGGCGCTGGCCCTTGGTGCTGCGAAGCTGCCGATCAAGACCAAGTTCGTGACCCGCATCGGAGAGGCGTGA
- the rpsG gene encoding 30S ribosomal protein S7 yields the protein MSRRHRAVKREILPDPKFGDVVITRFMNALMYDGKKSTAEGIVYGALEVLRRRGGASADPVVMFHSALDNVKPAVEVRSRRVGGATYQVPVEVRTERRQALAIRWLIDASRKRGENTMQERLSNELLDAVNNRGSAVKKREDTHRMAEANKAFSHYRW from the coding sequence ATGAGTCGCCGTCACCGCGCAGTGAAGCGCGAGATTCTTCCCGATCCGAAATTTGGTGATGTCGTCATCACGCGCTTCATGAATGCGCTCATGTACGACGGCAAGAAGTCCACCGCCGAAGGCATCGTCTACGGTGCGCTCGAGGTGCTGCGCCGCCGTGGTGGTGCGTCCGCCGATCCCGTCGTGATGTTCCACAGCGCGCTGGACAACGTGAAGCCGGCCGTCGAGGTCCGCTCGCGTCGCGTCGGCGGTGCCACCTACCAGGTGCCCGTCGAAGTCCGGACCGAGCGCCGTCAGGCCCTGGCGATCCGCTGGCTGATCGACGCCTCGCGCAAGCGTGGCGAGAACACGATGCAGGAACGCCTGTCGAACGAGCTTCTGGACGCGGTCAACAACCGTGGGTCCGCCGTCAAGAAGCGCGAAGACACGCATCGCATGGCCGAGGCGAACAAGGCGTTCAGTCATTACCGCTGGTAA
- the rplX gene encoding 50S ribosomal protein L24: MAARIKKGDQVVVITGSSKGSRGEVLSVRPDDNKAVVRGVAVAKRHTRPNRMGEQGGIIEKEMPIHLSNLKLVDPKSGKPTRVGFRILEDGRKVRVAKATGEVVEG, from the coding sequence ATGGCTGCGCGTATCAAGAAGGGCGACCAGGTCGTCGTGATCACGGGTTCGTCGAAGGGCAGCCGTGGTGAAGTGCTGTCGGTTCGGCCCGATGACAACAAGGCGGTTGTCCGTGGCGTCGCGGTGGCCAAGCGCCATACGCGTCCGAACCGCATGGGTGAGCAGGGCGGCATCATCGAAAAGGAGATGCCGATCCATCTGTCGAACCTGAAGCTGGTCGATCCCAAGAGCGGCAAGCCGACGCGCGTCGGTTTCCGTATCCTGGAAGATGGCCGCAAGGTCCGCGTCGCCAAGGCGACCGGCGAAGTCGTCGAAGGCTGA
- the rplV gene encoding 50S ribosomal protein L22 — protein sequence MSKPKHPRTLAETEAQALTRNIRVSPRKLNLVAGLIRNKPASQAVAILTFSKRRIAQDVRKTLESAIANAENNHQLDVDQLVVVRAEVGKSIVMRRFHARGRGRSSRIEKFFSHLKIVVAERAAEAETTEQKAA from the coding sequence ATGAGCAAGCCTAAGCATCCCCGCACGCTTGCGGAGACCGAGGCGCAGGCCCTGACGCGGAACATCCGCGTTAGCCCGCGCAAACTGAACCTGGTCGCCGGCCTGATCCGCAACAAGCCCGCGTCGCAGGCGGTGGCGATCCTGACGTTCTCGAAGCGCCGGATTGCCCAGGACGTCAGGAAGACGCTGGAGAGCGCGATCGCCAACGCCGAGAACAACCATCAGCTCGACGTCGACCAGCTGGTCGTCGTCCGGGCCGAGGTCGGCAAGTCGATCGTCATGCGCCGCTTCCACGCGCGTGGCCGTGGCCGTTCGTCGCGCATCGAGAAGTTCTTCAGCCATCTGAAGATCGTCGTGGCCGAGCGTGCGGCAGAGGCTGAGACAACCGAGCAGAAGGCGGCCTGA
- the rplE gene encoding 50S ribosomal protein L5, whose product MSEVQETRSVPRLQKRFQDELRAKLREEFGYKNVMQVPHLEKIVINMGVGEAAGDQKKLDAALGEMTLISGQKPVKTVAKKAIAGFKIRAGLPIGCKVTLRRARMYEFLDRLVTIALPRVRDFRGLPGNKGFDGRGNFAMGLKEQIIFPEIEYDKVDDIRGMDIIFVTSAKTDAEAKALLKAFDLPFAA is encoded by the coding sequence ATGTCTGAAGTGCAAGAGACCCGCTCGGTGCCGCGTCTGCAGAAGCGTTTTCAGGACGAACTGCGCGCGAAGCTGCGCGAGGAGTTCGGTTACAAGAACGTGATGCAGGTTCCGCATCTCGAGAAGATCGTCATCAACATGGGCGTGGGTGAAGCCGCGGGCGACCAGAAGAAGCTGGATGCCGCCCTTGGCGAAATGACGCTGATCTCGGGCCAGAAGCCGGTCAAGACGGTTGCGAAGAAGGCGATCGCCGGCTTCAAGATCCGTGCCGGCCTGCCGATCGGCTGCAAGGTGACGCTGCGTCGCGCCCGGATGTACGAATTCCTGGACCGTCTGGTGACCATCGCGCTGCCGCGCGTCCGCGATTTCCGCGGCCTGCCCGGCAACAAGGGCTTCGACGGCCGTGGCAACTTCGCCATGGGCCTGAAGGAGCAGATCATCTTCCCGGAAATCGAGTACGACAAGGTCGACGATATCCGTGGGATGGACATCATCTTCGTCACCAGCGCGAAGACGGATGCGGAAGCGAAGGCTCTTCTGAAGGCGTTTGATCTGCCCTTCGCCGCCTGA
- the rplN gene encoding 50S ribosomal protein L14, producing MIHPETNLDVADNSGARQVQCIKVLGGSKRKTASVGDVIVVSVKEAIPRGKVKKGDVHQAVIVRTSYPVRRADGSAIRFDRNAAVLINKQQEPIGTRIFGPVVRELRARKFMKIISLAPEVL from the coding sequence ATGATCCATCCCGAGACCAACCTGGACGTCGCCGATAATTCGGGTGCGCGTCAGGTGCAGTGCATCAAGGTGCTGGGCGGTTCCAAGCGGAAGACCGCCTCGGTCGGCGACGTGATCGTCGTGTCCGTCAAGGAAGCGATCCCCCGCGGCAAGGTCAAGAAGGGCGACGTTCACCAGGCGGTGATCGTGCGTACCTCCTACCCGGTGCGCCGCGCCGATGGCAGCGCCATCCGCTTCGACCGGAACGCCGCCGTCCTGATCAACAAGCAGCAGGAACCGATCGGCACCCGTATCTTTGGCCCGGTCGTCCGTGAACTGCGCGCGCGCAAGTTCATGAAGATCATTTCGCTGGCACCGGAGGTGCTGTGA